In one Rhodococcus sp. B50 genomic region, the following are encoded:
- a CDS encoding sensor histidine kinase, with the protein MRQFRQHTPENWRLWRRMTVVVALPIVAATLYGSLRVYDLYQENDAYSAAAENVSILPTLADYATSVTGAAAATILSLPVDNGAQVARESAATLRDHIDGKDLDPQIAAMINRMLAEGESLLDSASSGTLAPTVASERAEGFVSRAQAAYRAITTTTDDPTVQRESATLLDLWATQWSLLDQVLAYSAMSAGTDGALLMWNNALGVENARLAVLRDTFTENDAADASEVDGLIAQLENRRSITANLDNDAGNVGALRGSIFESLMVYQEEVAGSATRAVAVLDDLAAEVRSEAFKNAIGVAIILLLALGLAIVIATSLVRPLRRLRDDTLRTAEQDLPAALAAIKDGAEIESVTLDPVRVHTREEIGEVARAVDSMNEGALRLAGEQAQLRRQVNEMLETLARRNKTLVEQQLALIDSLEHEERDPTRLQNLFALDHLAARMRRTGDSLLVLAGTRQRLGRVPDTPLVDVLRAAVSQVENYQRVNIGNAPDRNLVGSAVTDVVHMIAELLDNALRASPPESSVAFAFSRAVDGGLLLEIADRGIGIPADELAEINMRLGSDSEAGSGAARRMGLFVVARLADRHGITVRLRPTFDSTTNAGITASIYLPTSLLKGTGRNSDDPYRIDRPRRLPDPPSEHTEQYHSDPASGSQPTAGNRQPAPAHALATPGTSPGIRRGQLHERWVPRGAGQ; encoded by the coding sequence ATGAGGCAATTCCGGCAGCACACACCGGAGAACTGGCGTCTGTGGCGCAGGATGACCGTGGTCGTCGCCCTCCCCATCGTGGCCGCGACCCTGTACGGATCGCTGCGCGTCTACGACCTGTACCAGGAGAACGACGCGTACAGCGCCGCCGCCGAGAACGTCTCCATCCTGCCGACCCTCGCCGACTACGCCACCAGCGTCACCGGTGCCGCCGCGGCGACGATCCTGTCGCTCCCCGTCGACAACGGCGCCCAGGTCGCCCGCGAATCCGCCGCGACCCTGCGCGATCACATCGACGGCAAGGATCTCGATCCGCAGATCGCCGCGATGATCAACCGTATGCTCGCCGAGGGCGAGAGCCTCCTCGACAGCGCGTCGTCGGGAACGCTGGCCCCGACCGTGGCCAGCGAGCGCGCCGAAGGATTCGTCAGCCGTGCTCAGGCCGCCTACCGCGCGATCACGACCACCACCGACGACCCCACCGTCCAGCGCGAGAGCGCCACACTTCTCGACCTGTGGGCCACCCAGTGGTCCCTGCTCGACCAGGTCCTCGCGTACTCCGCGATGAGCGCCGGGACCGACGGCGCACTGTTGATGTGGAACAACGCTCTGGGCGTCGAGAACGCGCGACTGGCCGTTCTCCGCGACACTTTCACCGAGAACGACGCGGCGGATGCTTCCGAGGTCGACGGCCTGATCGCTCAACTCGAGAACCGCCGCAGCATCACGGCCAATCTCGACAACGATGCAGGCAATGTCGGTGCGCTGCGCGGGTCGATCTTCGAGAGCCTCATGGTCTACCAGGAGGAGGTCGCCGGTTCCGCGACCCGCGCCGTGGCCGTCCTCGACGATCTCGCTGCCGAAGTACGCAGCGAAGCGTTCAAGAACGCCATCGGCGTCGCGATCATCCTCCTGCTCGCCCTCGGGCTGGCAATCGTGATCGCGACGTCCCTCGTCAGGCCGCTGCGCCGACTGCGCGACGACACCCTTCGTACGGCCGAACAGGATCTTCCTGCCGCGCTCGCCGCGATCAAGGACGGTGCCGAAATCGAGTCCGTCACACTCGATCCGGTCCGTGTCCACACCCGCGAGGAGATCGGCGAGGTCGCGCGCGCCGTCGACAGCATGAACGAGGGCGCCCTGCGTCTGGCCGGCGAGCAGGCGCAGCTGCGACGGCAGGTCAACGAGATGCTCGAAACGCTTGCGCGCCGCAACAAGACACTCGTGGAACAGCAACTTGCCCTTATCGATTCGCTCGAACACGAGGAGCGCGACCCGACCCGTCTGCAGAACCTGTTCGCGCTCGACCATCTCGCCGCCCGCATGCGGCGCACGGGTGACTCGCTGCTCGTCCTCGCGGGTACCCGCCAGCGTCTGGGCCGGGTTCCCGACACACCGCTCGTCGATGTCCTGCGCGCTGCCGTCTCGCAGGTCGAGAACTACCAGCGCGTGAACATCGGCAATGCGCCGGACCGCAATCTGGTCGGCAGCGCTGTCACCGATGTCGTCCACATGATCGCCGAGCTCCTCGACAACGCACTGCGTGCCTCACCACCCGAGAGCAGCGTGGCGTTCGCGTTCTCGCGCGCCGTCGACGGCGGTCTCCTCCTCGAGATCGCCGACCGTGGAATCGGTATTCCCGCAGACGAACTCGCCGAGATCAACATGCGTCTCGGTTCCGACAGCGAAGCCGGATCCGGTGCCGCACGACGAATGGGTCTGTTCGTGGTCGCGCGTCTCGCCGATCGGCACGGCATCACGGTGCGGCTGCGTCCGACCTTCGATTCGACCACCAACGCCGGCATCACCGCGAGCATCTACCTGCCGACCAGCCTGCTCAAGGGAACCGGCAGGAACAGCGACGATCCGTACCGGATCGATCGGCCGCGTCGCCTGCCCGACCCGCCTTCGGAGCACACCGAGCAGTATCATTCCGACCCTGCGTCCGGATCGCAGCCGACGGCCGGGAACCGGCAGCCGGCGCCCGCACACGCTCTCGCGACACCCGGGACGAGCCCGGGCATCCGACGCGGTCAGCTGCACGAGCGATGGGTTCCCCGCGGCGCAGGACAGTGA
- a CDS encoding LysR family transcriptional regulator, with translation MDLRRVDLNLLVVLDVLLSERNVTRAARRLNMSQPATSTALARLRKQFDDPLLVKSGRTLRPTARAQAIVEPLRDVLRTLERSVLAAPGFDPATDTRTFTIMTGDYAEITLLRMLVRGSTPANIRFDLLPLNGSGLDAFRRYEIDLAVLPEYVLESPEFETCRKKAVLSDRFVGAVWSGHPYTGTQLTREVLGRYPLLSYAQYSDDTNLGRALLRAGVVARIGATTGNLAVLPYALENTRMITFLPERMARHLAEAASLRLLEPTFPLPPLREFAVWHAERDADPAHAWLRAQLDPVGRRRIAAQAV, from the coding sequence ATGGATCTGCGGCGGGTCGATCTCAACCTGCTCGTCGTCCTCGATGTCCTGCTCTCGGAACGCAACGTCACCCGCGCGGCCCGACGACTGAACATGTCGCAGCCGGCGACGAGCACGGCTCTTGCCCGGTTGCGCAAGCAATTCGACGACCCGCTGCTGGTGAAGAGCGGACGCACACTGCGTCCCACCGCGCGGGCCCAGGCGATCGTGGAGCCGCTCCGTGACGTGCTGCGGACCCTCGAGCGCTCGGTGCTCGCCGCGCCGGGTTTCGATCCGGCGACCGATACGCGGACCTTCACGATCATGACCGGCGACTACGCGGAGATCACCCTCCTGCGCATGCTGGTGCGGGGGAGCACGCCCGCGAACATCCGATTCGATCTGCTGCCGCTCAACGGTTCCGGGCTCGATGCCTTCCGGCGATACGAGATCGACCTGGCCGTGCTGCCGGAATACGTGCTCGAATCCCCGGAGTTCGAGACCTGCCGGAAGAAGGCGGTGCTGTCCGACAGATTCGTCGGAGCGGTCTGGTCGGGGCACCCGTATACGGGTACCCAGCTCACCCGCGAAGTGCTGGGACGTTATCCGCTGTTGTCCTACGCCCAGTACTCCGACGACACCAACCTCGGTCGCGCGCTGCTGCGTGCCGGGGTGGTGGCCCGCATCGGCGCGACCACCGGCAACCTCGCGGTTCTTCCCTATGCGCTGGAGAACACGCGCATGATCACGTTCCTGCCCGAGCGCATGGCCCGGCACCTCGCCGAGGCGGCGTCCCTGCGCCTTCTCGAACCCACCTTCCCGTTGCCGCCCCTGCGCGAATTCGCCGTGTGGCACGCCGAACGCGATGCGGATCCCGCACACGCCTGGCTGCGGGCGCAACTCGACCCGGTCGGGCGCCGGCGCATCGCGGCACAAGCCGTCTGA
- a CDS encoding SRPBCC family protein — protein sequence MQLEHTLSVPAPVDEVWTALLNPEKVAPCMPGATLTGVDGDTFTGTVKVKLGPVALTFKGTGVYVEKDENARRAVIEANAKDTRGNGTVAATITVVLTGDGDRTDGTVKTDMKITGKPAQFGRGMISDVGGKILEQFADCLSKKLGPEAGAPEPAAEAAESRPNESVPASPPLTAAGSGDEQPAGAFVGPGAGTAVGEGDAAGSRPNESVPPSPASASPAPAMTPASATSPTPSSTPAPAAPPQPEAEPLDLMQYARGSVAARVVPVGVIAILVVVIAVILQRRSGR from the coding sequence ATGCAACTCGAACACACACTGTCCGTTCCCGCACCGGTCGACGAGGTGTGGACCGCCCTGCTGAATCCGGAGAAGGTCGCGCCGTGCATGCCCGGCGCGACGCTCACCGGCGTCGACGGCGACACGTTCACCGGGACCGTCAAGGTGAAGCTCGGACCGGTAGCGCTCACGTTCAAGGGCACCGGCGTGTACGTCGAGAAGGACGAGAACGCCCGCCGGGCGGTCATCGAGGCCAACGCGAAGGACACCCGGGGCAACGGAACGGTTGCCGCGACGATCACCGTCGTCCTCACCGGCGACGGCGACCGCACCGACGGCACCGTGAAGACCGACATGAAGATCACCGGCAAGCCGGCCCAGTTCGGACGGGGGATGATCTCGGATGTCGGCGGCAAGATCCTCGAACAGTTCGCGGACTGCCTGTCGAAGAAGCTCGGACCCGAAGCAGGAGCCCCCGAGCCGGCCGCGGAGGCAGCCGAATCGCGGCCCAACGAGTCTGTGCCGGCGAGCCCGCCGCTCACCGCTGCGGGTTCGGGTGACGAACAACCCGCCGGAGCCTTCGTCGGGCCGGGCGCCGGAACCGCGGTCGGGGAGGGCGACGCCGCTGGGTCGCGGCCCAACGAATCCGTGCCTCCGAGCCCGGCGAGCGCGTCTCCCGCTCCCGCGATGACACCCGCGTCGGCGACGTCGCCCACACCGTCGTCGACTCCCGCCCCGGCCGCACCCCCGCAGCCCGAGGCCGAACCTCTCGACCTCATGCAGTACGCCCGCGGCTCGGTCGCGGCGCGGGTCGTGCCGGTGGGAGTGATCGCGATACTCGTCGTGGTCATCGCCGTGATCCTTCAGCGTCGATCGGGGCGCTGA
- a CDS encoding FAD binding domain-containing protein, whose amino-acid sequence MIPAPFDYVAPSSVDEAVAALTEAGEDAKVIAGGQSLMPVLRLRMAAPTVLVDLGRIPELRGIRDDGDALVIGATTTHHDVLHDPLVAEHARLLAEATATVADPQIRHRGTFGGSLVHADPAGDLAAPAVALEATFTVAGPSGRRIIATDDFFQDYFTTAVEPGEILVEVRVPKHTGWSARYEKFHRAAQQWSIVGVAATLEASGGTIERARIALTNMAAVPVRARSVEESLVGKPATAETIHAAAELATEGTAPMTDGNADAEYRSHLARVLTRRAVTTASGV is encoded by the coding sequence ATGATTCCGGCCCCGTTCGACTACGTCGCCCCGTCCAGCGTCGACGAAGCAGTCGCCGCACTGACCGAGGCCGGTGAGGACGCGAAGGTCATCGCCGGTGGGCAGAGCCTCATGCCGGTCCTGCGCCTACGGATGGCGGCACCGACGGTGCTCGTCGACCTCGGCAGAATCCCCGAGCTGCGCGGCATCCGCGACGACGGCGACGCGCTGGTGATCGGCGCGACCACCACCCACCACGACGTGTTGCACGACCCGCTCGTCGCGGAGCACGCACGGCTGCTGGCCGAGGCGACGGCGACCGTCGCCGACCCCCAGATCCGGCATCGCGGCACGTTCGGCGGGTCGCTCGTGCACGCCGACCCGGCCGGAGACCTCGCCGCACCCGCCGTGGCGCTCGAGGCGACCTTCACCGTGGCCGGGCCGTCCGGTCGTCGCATCATCGCGACGGACGACTTCTTCCAGGACTACTTCACGACCGCCGTCGAACCCGGGGAGATCCTCGTCGAGGTCCGGGTTCCCAAGCACACGGGCTGGTCGGCTCGCTACGAGAAGTTCCATCGCGCAGCTCAGCAGTGGTCCATCGTCGGCGTCGCGGCGACCCTCGAGGCGTCGGGCGGCACCATCGAGCGGGCGAGGATCGCCCTCACGAACATGGCCGCCGTCCCGGTCCGGGCGCGCAGCGTCGAGGAATCGCTGGTCGGCAAGCCCGCGACGGCCGAGACGATCCATGCCGCGGCCGAGCTCGCCACCGAGGGCACGGCTCCCATGACCGACGGAAATGCCGACGCCGAGTATCGGAGCCACCTCGCCCGGGTACTCACCCGACGAGCGGTCACCACTGCCTCCGGGGTCTAG
- a CDS encoding xanthine dehydrogenase family protein molybdopterin-binding subunit: MTSTVDPTTDEGVGESELGRARRRKEDEHLITGRTRWTDNIVLPGMLHAAILRSPVAHARITGLDVSEARGKPGVVAVYTGADLAEEQGSLPCAWPITEDMKTPNAPALAVDTVRFAGEAVAVVVARSPYEAHDALDSIDVDYEDLPVVLDLETAARDGDLVHPDLGTNVSATWVFDSAEAGSGGDVEDAIRDAEVIVERTFRQQRLIPAFMEPRSVVVDPTASQITMWSATQVPHVLKLMLAMTLGLPEHKLRVIAPDVGGGFGGKLQVTPEEVLTLLIARRLHKPVKYTETRSESMLAAHHGRDQVQKLTLAARRDGTVTGLKVELLADMGAYLRLVTPGVPILGAFMFNGIYKFGSYRFACTNVFTNKVPTDAYRGAGRPEATFAIERIMDELAVELSMDPLELREKNWIEHEEFPFDTVAGLTYDSGNYEAATAKARELFDYDELRREQAERRERNDPVQLGLGVSTFTEMCGLAPSRVLGSLSYGAGGWEHAAIRMLPTGKVEVVTGSSAHGQGHETAWSQIVADRLGIPFDDIEILHGDTQSSPRGLDTYGSRSLAVGGIAVVKAAEKVVAKARPIAAHLLECSEDDLDFEAGQFRVKGTAKSVGLTDVALAVFAAHDLPDGVEPNLDSEATYDPDNFSFPHGTHLCAIEVDTETGHARIRKYVCVDDVGHVVNPLIVEGQVHGGLAQGIAQALYEEAVHDESGTLLSSSFAEYLLPTAVDLPPFVTDRTDTPAPGNPLGVKGVGEAGTIASTPAVVNAVLDAVRPFGVTDVEMPCTPMRIWHALRDARGGTK; this comes from the coding sequence ATGACGAGCACCGTGGATCCGACCACCGACGAAGGCGTCGGCGAATCCGAACTGGGCCGGGCGCGCCGCCGCAAGGAGGACGAGCACCTCATCACCGGCCGCACCCGCTGGACCGACAACATCGTGCTGCCCGGGATGCTGCACGCGGCGATCCTGCGCAGCCCGGTCGCGCACGCCCGCATCACCGGTCTCGACGTCTCCGAGGCGAGGGGCAAGCCCGGCGTCGTCGCCGTCTACACGGGCGCCGACCTCGCCGAGGAGCAGGGCAGCCTGCCGTGCGCGTGGCCGATCACCGAGGACATGAAGACCCCGAACGCGCCGGCCCTCGCGGTCGACACCGTGCGCTTCGCGGGCGAGGCCGTCGCAGTCGTGGTGGCCCGCAGCCCGTACGAGGCCCACGACGCGCTCGATTCTATCGACGTCGACTACGAGGACCTGCCCGTGGTCCTCGACCTCGAGACCGCGGCGCGGGACGGCGACCTCGTCCATCCCGATCTCGGCACCAACGTCAGCGCGACGTGGGTGTTCGACTCCGCCGAGGCCGGGAGCGGCGGCGACGTGGAGGACGCGATCCGCGACGCGGAAGTCATCGTCGAACGGACCTTCCGGCAGCAGCGACTCATCCCCGCCTTCATGGAACCGCGTTCGGTCGTCGTCGATCCCACCGCCTCGCAGATCACCATGTGGTCGGCGACCCAGGTCCCACACGTGCTGAAGCTGATGCTCGCGATGACCCTCGGTCTCCCCGAGCACAAACTGCGCGTGATCGCCCCCGACGTCGGCGGAGGTTTCGGCGGCAAGCTGCAGGTCACGCCGGAGGAGGTGCTCACCCTCCTCATTGCGCGTCGCCTGCACAAGCCCGTCAAGTACACCGAGACGCGCAGCGAGTCGATGCTCGCCGCGCACCACGGACGCGACCAGGTCCAGAAGCTCACCCTCGCCGCCCGCCGCGACGGCACCGTCACCGGCCTGAAGGTCGAACTGCTCGCCGACATGGGCGCCTATCTTCGTCTCGTGACACCGGGTGTGCCGATCCTCGGCGCGTTCATGTTCAACGGCATCTACAAGTTCGGTTCCTACCGATTCGCGTGCACCAACGTGTTCACCAACAAGGTGCCCACCGACGCCTACCGCGGCGCCGGTCGTCCCGAGGCCACCTTCGCGATCGAACGCATCATGGACGAGCTCGCCGTCGAACTGTCGATGGACCCACTCGAGCTCCGCGAGAAGAACTGGATCGAGCACGAGGAGTTCCCGTTCGACACGGTCGCGGGTCTGACCTACGACTCGGGCAACTACGAGGCCGCGACCGCCAAGGCTCGAGAGTTGTTCGACTACGACGAGTTACGGCGTGAGCAGGCCGAACGACGCGAACGCAACGATCCGGTCCAGCTCGGCCTCGGTGTCTCCACGTTCACCGAGATGTGCGGCCTGGCTCCGTCGCGGGTGCTCGGTTCGCTCTCCTACGGTGCGGGCGGATGGGAGCACGCCGCGATCCGCATGCTCCCGACCGGCAAGGTCGAAGTGGTCACCGGTTCGTCCGCCCACGGTCAAGGACACGAGACGGCGTGGAGTCAGATCGTCGCCGACCGGCTCGGAATCCCGTTCGACGACATCGAAATCCTGCACGGCGACACGCAGAGCTCACCGCGCGGCCTCGACACCTACGGCTCCCGGTCGCTTGCGGTCGGCGGCATCGCGGTCGTGAAAGCCGCCGAGAAGGTGGTCGCCAAGGCCCGGCCCATCGCCGCGCACCTGCTCGAATGCTCCGAGGACGACCTCGATTTCGAAGCCGGGCAGTTCCGCGTCAAAGGCACCGCGAAGTCCGTCGGGCTCACCGACGTCGCGCTCGCGGTGTTCGCCGCGCACGACCTGCCCGACGGCGTCGAACCGAACCTCGACTCCGAGGCGACCTACGACCCCGACAACTTCTCGTTCCCGCACGGAACCCACCTGTGCGCGATCGAGGTCGACACCGAGACGGGACACGCGCGCATCCGCAAGTACGTGTGCGTCGACGACGTCGGCCACGTCGTGAACCCGCTCATCGTCGAAGGTCAGGTGCACGGCGGACTCGCCCAGGGCATCGCCCAGGCCCTGTACGAGGAGGCGGTGCACGACGAATCCGGCACGTTGCTGAGCTCGTCGTTCGCCGAATATCTGCTGCCCACGGCGGTGGATCTGCCGCCCTTCGTCACCGACCGCACCGACACTCCGGCACCGGGTAATCCGTTGGGTGTCAAGGGGGTCGGTGAGGCGGGCACCATCGCCTCCACGCCGGCCGTCGTCAATGCCGTACTCGACGCGGTACGGCCGTTCGGCGTCACCGACGTCGAGATGCCCTGTACACCGATGCGGATCTGGCATGCGCTCCGCGACGCCCGAGGAGGCACGAAATGA
- a CDS encoding (2Fe-2S)-binding protein, with amino-acid sequence MRITVTVDGTQYTDDVEPRLLLVHYLRDRLGKVGTVVGCDTSNCGACTVLLDDRSVKSCSVLAVQADGHSVTTVEGLAENGNLHPVQEAFREKHALQCGFCTPGMIMATIDLLSENSDPSDEDVRHGLEGNLCRCTGYQNIVAAARDAAQRLRENPAATEEAAR; translated from the coding sequence ATGCGCATCACTGTCACCGTAGACGGAACGCAGTACACGGACGACGTGGAACCGCGACTGCTTCTCGTCCACTACCTCAGAGATCGGCTCGGGAAGGTGGGCACGGTGGTCGGCTGCGACACGAGCAACTGCGGTGCCTGCACCGTGTTGCTCGACGACCGCAGCGTCAAGTCGTGCTCGGTGCTCGCGGTGCAGGCCGACGGGCACTCCGTCACCACCGTCGAAGGGCTCGCCGAGAACGGCAACCTGCATCCGGTCCAGGAGGCGTTCCGTGAGAAGCACGCACTGCAGTGCGGCTTCTGTACGCCCGGAATGATCATGGCGACCATCGACCTGCTCTCCGAGAACTCCGATCCGAGCGACGAGGACGTGCGGCACGGTCTCGAAGGAAATCTGTGCCGCTGCACCGGATACCAGAACATCGTGGCCGCTGCGCGAGACGCCGCACAGCGACTGCGCGAGAACCCGGCAGCTACCGAGGAGGCCGCACGATGA
- a CDS encoding mycofactocin-coupled SDR family oxidoreductase, whose amino-acid sequence MTRRLEDKVAFITGVARGQGRAHAVRLAAEGAQIVGIDLAGPLPGVPYDSATIEDLDETRRLVEAEGAKAHLVQCDVRDLDGTKAVLEEGVEQFGGLDVVVANAGICIPQTWDEITPDSFRDTLDINVTGVWNTITAAAPHLIARGGGSVIVTSSLAGVKLQPFMVHYTTSKHALVGMARAFAAELGQHDIRVNSIHPGAVNTPMGSGSMRDRIARTAESNPRLGGMTTPFLNKYMAEADEIANMVAFLASDESAFVTAQSFAIDGGAQYF is encoded by the coding sequence ATGACCCGCCGCCTCGAGGACAAGGTCGCCTTCATCACCGGAGTCGCGCGCGGACAGGGGCGCGCCCACGCGGTCCGGCTCGCGGCGGAAGGCGCGCAGATCGTCGGTATCGACCTCGCCGGTCCGCTGCCCGGCGTTCCCTACGATTCCGCCACGATCGAAGACCTCGACGAGACACGCCGGCTGGTCGAAGCGGAGGGCGCGAAGGCGCATCTGGTGCAGTGCGACGTCCGCGATCTCGACGGCACGAAGGCGGTGCTCGAGGAGGGCGTCGAGCAGTTCGGCGGCCTCGACGTGGTGGTCGCCAACGCAGGTATCTGCATCCCGCAGACGTGGGACGAGATCACTCCCGACAGCTTCCGCGACACCCTCGACATCAACGTCACCGGCGTGTGGAACACGATCACCGCGGCTGCTCCACACCTCATCGCCCGCGGTGGAGGTTCGGTCATCGTCACCAGCTCGCTCGCCGGCGTGAAACTGCAACCGTTCATGGTGCACTACACGACCAGCAAGCACGCCCTCGTCGGGATGGCGCGGGCCTTCGCCGCCGAACTCGGGCAGCACGACATCCGGGTCAACAGCATCCATCCGGGCGCGGTGAACACCCCCATGGGATCCGGTTCGATGCGCGACCGCATCGCCCGGACCGCCGAGAGCAACCCCCGGCTCGGGGGCATGACCACGCCCTTCTTGAACAAGTACATGGCCGAGGCGGACGAGATCGCGAACATGGTCGCCTTCCTCGCCTCGGACGAGTCCGCCTTCGTCACCGCCCAGAGTTTCGCGATCGACGGTGGCGCTCAGTACTTCTGA
- a CDS encoding XdhC family protein: MREILDELDRRYRAGETVAVGTVVSTFRSAPRGPGASMLVAQDGTVTGSVSGGCVEGDVYELGRSIIASGQPVLQRYGVSDDDAFSVGLTCGGIIDVFVERIDADSFPTFTDLLDSVRAGEPVALATVTAHPDPAVRGRRMVVWRDRADGQLASPRMHDAVVDDARGLLEVGRSGTLHYGTDGERRGEGMSVFVNVFQPPPRLIVFGAIDFASAMARLGSFLGYTVTVCDARGVFATEARFPGAHEVIVDWPHRYLAAEAEAGRVDARTVITVLTHDPKFDVPLLEVALRLDVAYVGAMGSRRTHDDRMERLRETDLTEEELGRLSSPIGLDLGARTPEETAVSIAAEIIALRWGGGGGRLAETRGPIHAHEEHIGVQKY, encoded by the coding sequence GTGCGTGAAATTCTGGACGAACTCGACCGGCGGTACCGGGCCGGGGAGACCGTCGCGGTGGGCACCGTGGTCTCCACCTTCCGGTCGGCACCGCGAGGTCCGGGTGCATCGATGCTGGTCGCACAGGACGGCACCGTCACCGGCAGTGTCTCGGGCGGATGCGTCGAGGGCGACGTCTACGAACTCGGCCGATCGATCATCGCGAGCGGGCAGCCGGTCCTGCAACGCTACGGAGTGTCGGACGACGACGCGTTCTCCGTCGGCCTCACGTGCGGCGGCATCATCGACGTCTTCGTCGAACGGATCGATGCGGACTCCTTCCCCACCTTCACCGACCTGCTCGACTCCGTCCGTGCGGGCGAGCCCGTCGCACTCGCGACCGTCACCGCCCATCCCGACCCGGCGGTGCGGGGACGGCGGATGGTCGTGTGGCGCGACCGCGCCGACGGGCAACTCGCCTCGCCACGCATGCACGACGCCGTCGTCGACGATGCGCGCGGTCTGCTCGAGGTGGGACGCTCCGGCACCCTGCACTACGGCACCGACGGTGAACGTCGTGGTGAGGGGATGTCGGTGTTCGTCAACGTCTTCCAGCCCCCGCCGCGGCTGATCGTGTTCGGGGCGATCGACTTCGCGTCTGCGATGGCCCGGCTCGGTTCGTTCCTGGGCTACACGGTGACCGTGTGCGACGCGCGCGGGGTGTTCGCCACCGAAGCCCGCTTCCCCGGCGCCCACGAGGTGATCGTGGACTGGCCGCACCGTTATCTCGCAGCCGAGGCCGAAGCGGGTCGCGTGGATGCCCGCACCGTCATCACGGTTCTCACCCACGATCCGAAGTTCGACGTGCCGCTCCTGGAGGTCGCCCTGCGACTCGACGTGGCGTACGTCGGCGCGATGGGTTCGCGCCGCACCCACGACGACCGCATGGAGCGCCTACGGGAGACAGACCTGACCGAGGAGGAACTGGGACGCCTGTCGTCGCCGATCGGTCTGGACCTCGGTGCCCGCACCCCCGAGGAGACCGCCGTGTCGATCGCCGCCGAGATCATCGCGTTGCGATGGGGCGGGGGCGGCGGCCGGCTCGCGGAGACCCGCGGACCGATCCATGCCCACGAGGAGCACATCGGCGTTCAGAAGTACTGA
- a CDS encoding vWA domain-containing protein, whose amino-acid sequence MTSAGPVVGLAGFARALAAAGLPVSLDATATYLDALRHVDVGDPVQVYWAGRATLCHTPDDRARYDAAFVHWFGDTVPTGSRTHGQRTRTARIAALSRGEGADGDSADDAPRLQVAADDTDVLRHRDVAELTTAERAHLAELLARLQPRPPTRRALRSKPSRRGPVDPRHTLRDMLASGGEPVRPRHRARATRARRVVLLIDVSGSMSPYADALLRFAHVVTRAAPSSTEVFSLGTRLTRVSRALRARDPDVALAGASRAVPDWAGGTRLGDTLRAFLDRWGRRGFARGAVVVIFSDGWERGDASLLGEQMAQLHRLAHRVLWVNPHAGGADYEPIQSGISAALPHIDRLLAGHSLATLEELLEEVRRA is encoded by the coding sequence GTGACGAGCGCCGGCCCGGTCGTCGGGCTGGCCGGTTTCGCCCGCGCCCTCGCCGCGGCCGGTCTGCCCGTCTCCCTCGATGCCACCGCCACCTATCTCGACGCCCTGAGGCACGTCGACGTCGGGGATCCCGTCCAGGTCTACTGGGCGGGTCGCGCCACGCTGTGCCACACGCCGGACGACAGGGCCCGCTACGACGCGGCCTTCGTCCACTGGTTCGGCGACACCGTCCCGACCGGTTCGCGGACCCACGGGCAGCGCACCCGCACCGCACGGATCGCCGCACTGTCCCGAGGTGAGGGCGCCGACGGCGATTCCGCCGACGACGCACCTCGACTGCAGGTCGCGGCGGACGACACCGACGTCCTCCGGCACCGGGACGTGGCCGAACTGACGACCGCCGAACGCGCTCATCTCGCCGAACTGCTCGCGCGGTTGCAGCCTCGTCCCCCGACACGTCGGGCACTGCGTTCGAAGCCCTCCAGGCGCGGACCGGTGGACCCGCGGCACACCCTGCGCGACATGCTGGCAAGCGGAGGCGAACCCGTCCGGCCACGGCACCGCGCGCGGGCGACCCGAGCACGCCGGGTGGTGTTGCTGATCGACGTGTCCGGGTCGATGAGTCCCTACGCCGACGCGCTCCTGCGGTTCGCGCACGTCGTCACGCGTGCCGCGCCGTCGTCCACCGAGGTGTTCTCCCTCGGCACCCGGCTGACCCGCGTGTCGCGGGCCCTGCGAGCCCGCGACCCGGACGTCGCGCTCGCCGGGGCCTCACGCGCGGTACCCGACTGGGCCGGCGGAACACGCCTCGGCGACACTCTCCGCGCATTCTTGGACCGTTGGGGGCGCCGGGGTTTCGCGCGCGGCGCGGTGGTCGTGATCTTCTCCGACGGCTGGGAACGCGGCGACGCCTCGCTGCTCGGAGAGCAGATGGCACAACTGCATCGCCTCGCGCACCGCGTGCTGTGGGTGAACCCGCACGCCGGCGGCGCGGATTACGAACCGATCCAGTCGGGTATCTCCGCGGCTCTGCCGCACATCGATCGGCTGCTCGCGGGACACAGCCTCGCGACACTGGAAGAACTTCTCGAGGAGGTTCGGCGTGCGTGA